The Bubalus bubalis isolate 160015118507 breed Murrah chromosome 1, NDDB_SH_1, whole genome shotgun sequence genome includes a region encoding these proteins:
- the LOC102412482 gene encoding keratin-associated protein 26-1: MSCHNYCSGNYTLGSLGSPCHIPVASSVGLYTPSVSVGDALCLPSSCQDRTWILSNGQETCSEPTSCQPANCEPSSCETSSYPSSGCYVPRPGHGTSFPPASSYLSGSCLSVSYRPLTYVSSCSRPSSLLPCGYRPSGSLPCGFHPISIVSSGLRPLRPVFSGCQTLPYVFSPYRPSCST, translated from the coding sequence ATGTCTTGCCACAACTACTGCTCCGGAAACTACACCTTGGGGTCTCTCGGGAGTCCCTGTCACATTCCCGTCGCCTCCTCCGTCGGCCTCTACACTCCGAGTGTGAGCGTCGGAGATGCTCTCTGCTTGCCCAGCAGCTGTCAGGACCGAACCTGGATCCTGAGCAATGGCCAGGAGACCTGCAGTGAACCTACCAGCTGCCAGCCAGCCAACTGTGAGCCCAGCAGCTGTGAAACTTCCAGCTACCCTTCTTCTGGTTGCTATGTGCCAAGACCCGGCCACGGAACCAGTTTTCCTCCGGCTTCTTCTTACCTCTCTGGATCCTGCCTCTCAGTGTCTTATAGACCACTGACCTATGTGTCCAGCTGCTCACGACCCTCGAGCCTTCTCCCTTGTGGATATCGCCCCTCGGGTTCTTTGCCCTGTGGTTTTCATCCCATCAGCATTGTGTCCAGCGGCCTCAGACCTCTGCGCCCTGTCTTCAGTGGATGCCAAACTCTGCCTTATGTGTTCAGTCCTTACCGTCCGTCTTGCTCTACCTAA